In Rhodanobacteraceae bacterium, a single genomic region encodes these proteins:
- a CDS encoding response regulator transcription factor: MSASVPRTTGAGTPAPGSIDAGIPTEPEMGARTGPCTLLIVEDEARTRARLAQVIAAQPHFLLAGAAATLAEARTAIAAQVPEVLLLDLGLPDGSGIELIVETRRLARPPEVLVISVMGDEGSVLAAIQAGAGGYLLKDSEDAAVVAAIEQLLQGGAPLSPSIAVHLMRRLQAPADPAARAAPELSARETELLRLIAKGLSYEEVAQLTGLRYNTIASYAKELYRKLQVRGRAEAAFEAVQLGLVGGARESG, translated from the coding sequence ATGAGCGCATCCGTGCCGCGGACGACTGGCGCGGGCACCCCCGCGCCGGGCAGCATCGACGCCGGAATCCCGACGGAGCCGGAGATGGGTGCGCGCACCGGGCCTTGCACGCTGCTGATCGTCGAGGACGAGGCGCGCACGCGGGCACGCCTCGCGCAGGTGATCGCCGCGCAGCCGCACTTCCTGCTGGCGGGCGCCGCGGCGACCCTCGCGGAGGCGCGCACTGCGATCGCGGCGCAAGTGCCCGAGGTGCTGCTGCTCGACCTCGGCCTGCCCGATGGCAGCGGCATCGAGCTGATCGTCGAGACCCGGCGGCTGGCGCGCCCGCCGGAGGTGCTGGTGATCTCGGTGATGGGCGACGAGGGCAGTGTGCTCGCGGCGATCCAGGCCGGCGCCGGTGGCTATCTGCTGAAGGACTCGGAGGACGCCGCGGTGGTGGCTGCGATCGAGCAGTTGCTGCAGGGTGGCGCGCCGCTCAGTCCCAGCATCGCCGTGCACCTGATGCGCCGGCTGCAGGCGCCGGCCGATCCGGCGGCACGTGCCGCGCCCGAGCTCAGCGCGCGCGAGACCGAGCTGCTGCGATTGATTGCCAAGGGCCTGAGTTACGAGGAAGTCGCGCAGCTCACCGGCCTGCGTTACAACACCATCGCCTCCTACGCCAAGGAGCTGTATCGCAAGCTGCAGGTGCGCGGGCGTGCCGAGGCGGCCTTCGAGGCGGTGCAACTCGGGCTGGTCGGCGGAGCCCGGGAATCCGGATGA
- a CDS encoding MFS transporter, with product MSSTVSSNNAGFIPPPPGEFIGHPRPLWMLFGAEFWERFAYYGMRALLAVYVATTFFSLLPEGEAKAQASLTYGAYTALIYATGLFGGFVADRYLGYRPSILLGGGLMALGLFLLLIPELHWFLIGLSVIVVGNGLFKPNISAMVGQLYAPDDARRDSGFTIFYMGINAGAMIAPLICGSLIGKYFGLKWGFCAAGLGMILGLVVFHWLSGWLGHIGAALQPAENLNRLLKVALGCAAAVPVVYLMLSQAKMVSFILMGLFVLLTVYFIASGVKSGDRVQLDRYIAMLLLFLAKIVFWGMFEQAGSSLNFFAKDHVNAPFDFSAFQSFNPLFILLLGPVFAWAWPRLEARGLNPSIPRKFALALILVAAGFTTLVWGIGNLVGADGKLPWEVLAFAYLINTMGELCLSPIGLSMVTKLAAPKDVGMAMGAWFMCTAIGNSTAGHVAAVAVSGDGSVGLTQYAATYTLIAYAGFGLGAVLLFGAPLVNRLMHGVK from the coding sequence ATGAGCTCGACCGTCAGCTCCAACAATGCCGGCTTCATCCCACCTCCGCCCGGCGAGTTCATCGGCCATCCGCGCCCGCTGTGGATGCTGTTCGGCGCCGAGTTCTGGGAGCGCTTCGCCTATTACGGCATGCGCGCGCTGCTGGCGGTGTATGTCGCCACCACCTTCTTCAGCCTGTTGCCGGAGGGCGAGGCCAAGGCGCAGGCGAGCCTGACCTACGGCGCCTACACCGCGCTGATCTACGCCACCGGCCTGTTCGGCGGCTTCGTCGCCGACCGCTACCTCGGCTACCGCCCGTCGATCCTGCTCGGCGGCGGGCTGATGGCGCTCGGCCTGTTCCTGCTGCTGATCCCGGAACTGCACTGGTTCCTGATCGGGCTGTCGGTGATTGTGGTCGGCAACGGGCTGTTCAAGCCGAACATCTCGGCGATGGTCGGCCAGCTGTACGCGCCGGACGACGCGCGCCGTGATTCCGGTTTCACCATCTTCTACATGGGCATCAACGCCGGCGCGATGATTGCGCCGCTGATCTGCGGATCGCTCATCGGCAAGTACTTTGGCCTGAAATGGGGTTTCTGCGCCGCGGGCCTGGGCATGATCCTCGGCCTGGTGGTGTTCCACTGGCTGAGCGGCTGGCTCGGCCATATCGGCGCTGCTTTGCAGCCGGCGGAGAACCTGAACCGCCTGCTCAAGGTGGCGCTGGGCTGCGCCGCGGCGGTGCCGGTGGTCTATCTGATGCTGAGCCAGGCGAAGATGGTCAGCTTCATCCTGATGGGCCTGTTCGTGCTGCTCACGGTCTATTTCATCGCCAGCGGCGTGAAGAGCGGAGACCGGGTGCAACTGGATCGCTACATCGCGATGCTGCTGCTGTTCCTTGCCAAGATCGTGTTCTGGGGCATGTTCGAGCAGGCCGGCTCCTCGCTGAACTTCTTCGCCAAGGACCACGTCAACGCGCCCTTCGACTTCTCCGCCTTCCAGTCCTTCAACCCGCTGTTCATCCTGCTGCTCGGGCCGGTGTTCGCCTGGGCCTGGCCGCGGCTGGAAGCGCGCGGGCTGAATCCGTCGATCCCGCGCAAGTTCGCCCTCGCGCTGATCCTGGTGGCGGCGGGCTTCACGACACTGGTCTGGGGCATCGGCAACCTGGTCGGCGCCGATGGCAAGCTGCCGTGGGAGGTGCTGGCCTTCGCTTACCTGATCAACACCATGGGCGAGTTGTGCCTGTCGCCGATCGGGTTGTCGATGGTGACCAAACTGGCCGCGCCCAAGGATGTCGGCATGGCGATGGGCGCCTGGTTCATGTGCACCGCGATCGGCAACTCCACCGCCGGCCACGTGGCCGCGGTGGCGGTCAGCGGCGATGGCAGCGTCGGCCTGACCCAGTACGCCGCCACCTACACCCTGATCGCATACGCCGGCTTCGGTCTCGGCGCCGTGCTGCTGTTCGGCGCGCCGCTGGTCAACCGGCTGATGCATGGAGTGAAGTGA
- a CDS encoding Ig-like domain repeat protein translates to MSDPGCVAASGVCTITLSTDSIDLANLVPGIQTGQSQGFTIDGYTQPGASANTLPLGQGSNAQLKIKLVGPVGTSRQITTYTPFTLRGLIFENIALVHQRGDGGSGGNGHPANLRYEVFGNFFGYDADGVTGLNSPSLAGSGYIRTSNLIRGVRIGSGDPADINLFGAGSQKPNFCLIILGENRVQGNFIGTDRSGISGSGCQNGLQVSHQASPNLAPLDIGGAAPGQGNVIGNHVLNAIDIIPAERNVLVRIRGNKIGMGVDGLTPAPNINPQNSVCTPFAAIRGGFSLPGSVQVGGPLPGEGNLFGPNGINRARCPAPQIEPPPYAQTVAAGEGMGVWTVQGNRYVGQQGMAVDLVVNGYNQPQRLPNDANDADPLGANRRQNFPTISAFSLAGNQVDVTYRVDSSTGNSLYPLSIEFLKDDGQGNLTPIGSDAYTAGEAQTDKAISFTLPAGVTLGAIDVVVATATTTPVASPGPSDNASGETSETSFYPLESFTLVSVPSTVQAGVPFPVRVRAVAAPSAPFKPNGPVLVQARVNPAEECIAQLVPVAAARTSEGECLLVTNAAPGNVGVRVSYNAALAAFALPNGGSPASIVQLVTVREPFTVDTTSDDGSAAFQACTAAPGDCSLRGAITKANLDDAADTLHFAIPGSDPGCDASGVCRIAPQSVLPTIAKPLTIDGYTQPGASANTIPAPGALDSVIKIEIDGSGVAAAVPAILNIGAAGPTGAAPLVILRGLAIGGVPSNNGTNAVNFGFRSADSRVEGCYLGTDASGGVARSAQFGVLADENVTIGGDTPTARNLVSRNRSDGLRLAGAPRVEGNLIGLRRDGLAELPNSGDGIRITSNCSAPFPNLVDNRIAGNAARGLFWTGGDICSSDAGGALSGNVFGLAVDGNPLGNAAGAIAIAAQGSGVDIGGLAAGQGNTIAQSFGSPGHGIAGLRRFVRARGNAWSGNAGLGLSIGAAAGTRSLNDVGDEDSISTSRQQNWPEISAFSQAGNQLNLSYRVDSEFDAGAAGGRSVYPLTVDFYRANGDEGEVYLGSDTYTSGNAQQVKAIALTLPVGVSFGPNDVVVATAIDAQGNQSEFNFYRIQSLAILSDDPDPSPAGVPYTVTVRAEAVPGEPFAPNGRVRIVDGRGGECRATLVPTATPLRSEGSCELLSTGAPGAITLTASLPATESAFALAGGTSVANATASHTLTAGIEALELVAGSGQTAAVGDAFALPLQVRTLGVGGALIAGVPVQFSGPATGAGASFDPVTAVSGVDGIASTTATAVRNGGSYTVTARVGSLSQDFTLTNEPGLDTALAIVSNLPNPSNPGQAVTVTIALNPEAGGPPPTGSVAVSANTGEACTIVLPAVSCQLLFTTVGARPIQAFYPGDGAYRSSKAAFATHTVANTPSLRIGDVSQNEGDAGSSALVFTVTLDNPTGAAVSVDYATADDSAVAPGDYSASAGTLNFSGSATTQTISVPVAGDSDIEADERFFVNLANASGAALADAQAKGTIFNDDAPVLPAVSIDDVIVQEPVLRGLTQTRARFTVTLDRPAAAPASVRVRTLSGSATQGQDFDGNDFVLGFSAGQRQKTLDVFIRDDLVSEPTETFSVELSQPQGLTIARALGAGSILDDGPDASLTVNSAADPGDGVCTPADCTLREAILRAAQLQSVRIAFAIPGSGPHRILLNAPLPILPSTLHTIDGYTKPGSRPNSRAIGDPRGLDADLRIVVDASAIGGGGFTLQHGGTLRGLALVRVSVNARNAFNGRPTRIVGNYIGSDESGTLAAASGVVLTVDGRSADGLVDLLVGGDGADRNLLLGTLSLNSNNAQLRAGTRIRIEGNLIGGLGASGLPVASLSRAIAITDDNPNGIASALTLVGNVLGGYSEAGVALEPGSSVFCCVSPGLKLDASGNWFGTDSSGRSLATGNGIEVLPGNFRQFEGLRFVADHFGPGQTAARIHALSGPNRAHRVLVVPASMAAQPAVIDLAPFGATPNDIGDNDSGPNELLNFPELLAVAYNDRGDRLRIRYRMEPASTAGDLTRSVAHFYAEEDGRLVWLGARPYGGGIDEFDLALGRRLPLDTAIHALHEREQSAPISSELATSSLPLAGNQLLAQAAATRENAGPLRFAIRSERPLAAPRSLRFRSIDASARAGSDYTAVDGSVQAPAGEFEVFVDVPLLNDALVERAESFQLEVWSEEDFGLGSALVTGSIVDEDVVRPDVRQFDTLNLDALDGRRGFRIEHPRADEAVLVDLGDFDGAPGSRLALAISEVGGDSRSRTRLPRAKLAATAARAGAAVRGNPVAGTIPAEFLRGHREGGCRVAAGDARQDPWRGQPAEHRPARERLDLPDPRSRQPAGERLDPVARQRRRWADAGAARGGPAHRRGRRRQRRRP, encoded by the coding sequence ATGAGCGATCCGGGCTGCGTGGCCGCCAGCGGTGTGTGCACGATCACGCTGTCGACTGATTCCATCGATCTCGCGAACCTGGTACCCGGCATCCAGACCGGGCAGAGCCAGGGCTTCACCATCGATGGCTACACCCAACCCGGTGCCAGCGCCAACACGCTGCCGCTGGGGCAGGGCAGCAACGCACAACTGAAGATCAAGCTGGTGGGTCCGGTGGGGACGTCGCGCCAGATCACCACGTATACCCCATTTACCCTCCGCGGGCTGATCTTCGAGAACATCGCGCTGGTTCACCAGCGCGGCGACGGCGGCTCCGGCGGCAACGGCCATCCGGCCAACCTGCGCTACGAGGTTTTCGGCAACTTCTTCGGCTACGACGCCGATGGCGTGACCGGGCTGAATTCGCCGAGCCTCGCTGGCTCCGGCTACATCCGCACCTCGAACCTGATCCGCGGTGTGCGCATTGGCTCGGGCGATCCCGCCGACATCAACCTCTTCGGCGCGGGGTCGCAGAAGCCGAACTTCTGCCTGATCATCCTCGGCGAGAACCGCGTGCAGGGCAATTTCATCGGCACCGATCGCAGCGGCATCAGCGGCTCCGGTTGCCAGAACGGCCTGCAGGTCTCGCACCAGGCCTCGCCCAACCTGGCGCCGCTGGACATCGGCGGCGCGGCGCCCGGCCAGGGCAATGTCATCGGCAACCACGTCCTCAACGCGATCGACATCATCCCGGCCGAGCGCAACGTGCTGGTGCGCATTCGCGGCAACAAGATCGGCATGGGTGTCGATGGCCTTACGCCGGCGCCGAACATCAATCCACAGAACAGCGTCTGTACACCGTTCGCGGCGATCCGCGGCGGCTTCTCTCTGCCCGGTTCGGTCCAGGTCGGCGGCCCGCTGCCGGGGGAAGGCAACCTCTTCGGCCCCAACGGCATCAACCGCGCGCGCTGCCCGGCGCCGCAGATCGAGCCACCACCCTATGCGCAGACGGTCGCCGCAGGCGAGGGCATGGGCGTGTGGACGGTACAGGGCAATCGCTACGTCGGCCAACAGGGCATGGCGGTGGATCTGGTCGTGAACGGCTACAACCAACCGCAGCGCCTGCCCAACGACGCCAACGATGCCGATCCTCTGGGCGCCAACCGCCGCCAGAACTTCCCGACGATCAGCGCCTTCAGCCTGGCCGGCAATCAGGTCGATGTGACCTACCGGGTCGATTCGAGCACCGGCAACAGCCTGTATCCGCTCAGCATCGAGTTCCTCAAGGACGATGGCCAAGGCAACCTGACGCCGATTGGCAGCGATGCCTACACCGCCGGCGAGGCGCAGACCGACAAGGCCATCAGCTTCACCTTGCCGGCCGGCGTCACGCTGGGCGCCATTGATGTCGTCGTCGCCACCGCGACGACTACGCCGGTCGCCTCGCCCGGCCCCAGCGACAACGCCTCCGGCGAAACCAGCGAGACCAGTTTCTACCCGCTGGAAAGTTTCACGCTGGTCTCGGTGCCGTCCACGGTGCAGGCCGGCGTGCCCTTCCCGGTGCGCGTGCGCGCGGTTGCCGCGCCCAGCGCGCCGTTCAAGCCGAATGGCCCGGTGCTGGTGCAGGCACGCGTCAATCCTGCTGAGGAATGCATCGCGCAACTGGTCCCGGTGGCGGCAGCGCGCACCAGCGAGGGCGAGTGCCTGCTGGTCACCAACGCAGCGCCCGGCAACGTCGGCGTGCGCGTCAGCTACAACGCCGCGCTGGCGGCCTTCGCGCTGCCGAACGGGGGCAGTCCGGCCTCGATCGTGCAACTGGTGACCGTGCGCGAGCCGTTCACGGTCGACACCACCAGCGACGACGGATCGGCCGCCTTCCAGGCCTGCACCGCGGCGCCGGGCGACTGCTCGCTGCGCGGCGCGATCACCAAGGCCAACCTCGACGACGCGGCCGACACGCTGCACTTCGCGATTCCGGGCAGCGATCCCGGCTGCGACGCCAGTGGCGTGTGCCGGATCGCGCCACAAAGCGTGCTGCCGACGATCGCCAAGCCGTTGACCATCGACGGCTACACCCAACCCGGTGCCAGTGCGAACACGATCCCGGCGCCGGGCGCGCTCGACAGCGTGATCAAGATCGAGATCGACGGCAGCGGCGTGGCCGCCGCGGTGCCGGCGATCCTCAACATCGGTGCCGCCGGCCCGACTGGCGCCGCGCCGCTGGTGATCCTGCGCGGCCTCGCGATTGGTGGCGTGCCGTCGAACAACGGCACCAACGCGGTGAACTTCGGCTTCCGCTCGGCGGACTCGCGCGTCGAGGGCTGCTATCTCGGCACCGATGCCAGCGGCGGCGTCGCGCGCTCCGCGCAGTTCGGCGTGCTGGCCGACGAGAACGTGACCATCGGCGGCGACACGCCGACGGCGCGCAATCTGGTGTCGCGCAACCGCAGCGACGGCCTGCGCCTGGCCGGCGCGCCGCGCGTCGAGGGCAACCTGATCGGCTTGCGCCGGGATGGCCTGGCGGAACTGCCGAACAGCGGCGATGGCATCCGCATCACCAGCAACTGCAGCGCGCCGTTCCCGAACCTGGTCGACAATCGCATCGCCGGCAATGCCGCGCGAGGCCTGTTCTGGACTGGTGGCGACATCTGCAGCAGCGACGCCGGCGGCGCGCTGAGCGGCAATGTGTTCGGCCTGGCGGTCGACGGCAATCCGCTTGGCAATGCGGCGGGCGCGATCGCCATCGCCGCCCAGGGCAGCGGTGTCGACATCGGCGGGCTCGCGGCCGGGCAGGGCAACACGATCGCGCAGAGCTTCGGCAGCCCCGGCCACGGCATCGCCGGCCTGCGCCGCTTCGTGCGGGCGCGCGGCAATGCGTGGTCCGGCAATGCGGGCCTGGGGCTGAGCATCGGTGCCGCGGCCGGCACGCGCTCGCTCAACGATGTCGGCGATGAGGATTCCATCAGTACCTCGCGCCAGCAGAACTGGCCGGAGATCAGCGCCTTCAGCCAGGCCGGCAACCAGTTGAACCTGAGTTACCGGGTGGATTCGGAGTTCGACGCGGGCGCCGCCGGCGGCAGATCGGTCTATCCGCTGACGGTCGACTTCTACCGCGCCAACGGCGACGAGGGCGAGGTCTACCTCGGTAGCGACACCTACACCAGCGGCAACGCGCAGCAGGTCAAGGCGATTGCGCTGACGCTGCCGGTCGGCGTCAGCTTCGGCCCCAACGACGTGGTCGTCGCCACCGCGATCGACGCCCAGGGCAACCAGAGCGAGTTCAACTTCTATCGCATCCAGAGCCTGGCGATCCTGTCCGACGATCCGGACCCGAGCCCGGCCGGCGTGCCGTACACGGTGACGGTGCGCGCCGAGGCGGTGCCCGGCGAGCCCTTCGCGCCGAATGGCCGCGTGCGCATCGTCGACGGCCGCGGCGGCGAATGCCGTGCGACGCTGGTGCCGACCGCCACGCCGCTGCGCAGCGAGGGCAGTTGCGAGCTGCTCAGCACCGGCGCGCCGGGCGCCATCACGCTGACCGCATCCCTGCCGGCAACCGAGAGCGCCTTCGCGCTCGCCGGCGGCACCAGCGTCGCCAACGCCACCGCCAGCCACACGCTCACCGCGGGCATCGAGGCGCTGGAACTGGTGGCCGGCAGCGGCCAGACCGCAGCGGTTGGCGATGCCTTCGCCTTGCCCCTGCAAGTGCGCACACTCGGCGTCGGCGGCGCGCTGATCGCCGGCGTGCCGGTGCAGTTCAGCGGGCCGGCAACCGGCGCCGGTGCCAGTTTCGATCCGGTCACCGCGGTCAGCGGCGTCGACGGCATCGCCAGCACCACCGCAACCGCCGTCCGCAACGGTGGCAGTTACACCGTGACCGCGCGCGTCGGTAGCTTGAGCCAGGACTTCACGCTGACCAACGAGCCGGGCCTCGATACCGCGCTCGCCATCGTCTCCAACCTGCCGAACCCGTCGAACCCCGGCCAGGCGGTGACCGTCACCATCGCGCTGAATCCTGAAGCCGGCGGTCCGCCGCCGACCGGCAGCGTCGCGGTCAGCGCGAACACCGGCGAGGCCTGCACCATCGTGCTGCCGGCCGTCAGTTGCCAGCTGCTGTTCACCACCGTCGGCGCGCGCCCGATCCAGGCCTTCTACCCGGGCGATGGGGCCTACCGCAGCAGCAAGGCGGCGTTCGCGACGCACACAGTGGCGAACACGCCGAGCCTGCGCATCGGCGACGTCAGCCAGAACGAGGGCGATGCCGGCAGCAGCGCCCTGGTGTTCACGGTGACGCTGGACAACCCCACCGGCGCCGCGGTCAGCGTCGACTACGCGACGGCCGACGACAGCGCCGTCGCACCCGGCGACTACAGCGCGAGCGCCGGTACGCTGAACTTCTCCGGCAGCGCGACGACGCAGACGATCAGCGTGCCGGTGGCCGGCGACAGCGACATCGAAGCCGACGAGCGCTTCTTCGTGAACCTCGCCAATGCCAGCGGCGCGGCGCTCGCCGACGCGCAGGCCAAGGGCACGATCTTCAACGACGACGCGCCGGTGCTGCCGGCGGTGTCGATCGACGATGTGATCGTCCAGGAGCCGGTGCTGCGCGGCCTGACGCAGACGCGCGCGCGCTTCACGGTGACGCTCGACCGCCCGGCCGCGGCGCCGGCCTCGGTGCGCGTGCGCACGCTCAGCGGCAGCGCGACCCAGGGGCAGGATTTCGACGGCAACGATTTCGTGCTCGGCTTCAGCGCCGGCCAGCGCCAGAAAACGCTGGACGTCTTCATCCGCGACGACCTGGTGAGCGAGCCCACCGAAACCTTCAGCGTGGAGCTCTCGCAGCCGCAGGGCCTGACCATCGCCCGTGCGCTCGGCGCGGGCAGCATCCTCGACGATGGCCCGGATGCCAGCCTGACGGTGAACTCCGCCGCCGATCCCGGCGACGGCGTATGCACGCCTGCCGATTGCACGCTGCGCGAAGCGATCCTGCGCGCCGCCCAGTTGCAGTCGGTGCGCATTGCGTTCGCGATTCCCGGCAGCGGCCCGCACCGCATCCTGCTGAACGCGCCGCTGCCGATCCTGCCATCGACGCTGCACACCATCGATGGCTACACCAAGCCCGGCAGCCGGCCGAACAGCCGCGCCATCGGCGATCCGCGCGGGCTGGATGCGGACCTGCGCATCGTCGTCGATGCCAGCGCCATCGGCGGCGGCGGGTTCACGCTGCAGCACGGCGGCACCCTGCGCGGCCTCGCCCTCGTGCGCGTCAGCGTCAACGCGCGCAACGCCTTCAACGGGCGCCCGACGCGCATCGTCGGCAACTACATCGGCAGCGACGAGAGCGGCACGCTGGCGGCGGCGAGCGGCGTGGTGCTGACCGTCGACGGGCGCTCCGCGGACGGCCTGGTCGACCTCCTCGTTGGCGGCGATGGCGCCGATCGCAACCTGCTGCTCGGCACGCTGTCGCTGAACAGCAACAACGCCCAGTTGCGCGCCGGCACCCGCATCCGCATCGAGGGCAACCTGATCGGCGGGCTCGGCGCCAGCGGCCTGCCGGTCGCGTCGCTCAGTCGCGCCATCGCCATCACCGACGACAACCCGAACGGCATCGCCAGCGCACTGACGCTGGTCGGCAATGTGCTCGGCGGCTACAGCGAGGCCGGCGTCGCGCTCGAACCCGGCAGCAGCGTGTTTTGCTGCGTCAGCCCGGGACTCAAGCTGGATGCCAGCGGCAACTGGTTCGGCACCGACAGCAGCGGCCGCAGCCTCGCCACGGGCAACGGCATCGAGGTCCTGCCGGGCAACTTCCGACAATTCGAGGGCCTGCGCTTCGTCGCCGATCATTTCGGACCGGGACAGACCGCGGCGCGCATCCACGCGCTCAGCGGGCCCAATCGCGCACACCGCGTGCTGGTGGTGCCGGCCTCGATGGCGGCGCAGCCGGCGGTGATCGACCTCGCGCCCTTTGGCGCCACGCCCAACGACATTGGCGACAACGACAGCGGGCCGAACGAGTTGCTGAACTTCCCGGAGCTGCTGGCGGTCGCCTACAACGACCGCGGCGACCGCCTGCGCATCCGCTACCGCATGGAACCGGCCAGCACCGCCGGCGACTTGACGCGCAGCGTGGCGCATTTCTATGCCGAGGAAGACGGTCGGCTAGTATGGCTGGGCGCACGCCCCTACGGCGGCGGCATAGACGAGTTCGACCTCGCGCTCGGCCGGCGCCTGCCGCTGGACACCGCGATCCACGCCCTGCACGAGCGCGAGCAGTCAGCGCCGATCAGCTCGGAGCTGGCGACCAGCTCGCTGCCGCTGGCCGGCAACCAGTTGCTGGCGCAGGCCGCGGCGACCCGCGAGAACGCCGGGCCGCTGCGCTTTGCGATCCGCTCCGAGCGCCCGCTCGCCGCGCCGCGGAGCTTGCGCTTCCGCAGCATCGACGCCAGCGCGCGCGCCGGCAGCGACTACACCGCCGTGGACGGCAGCGTGCAGGCGCCCGCCGGCGAGTTCGAGGTGTTCGTCGACGTGCCGCTGCTCAACGACGCGCTGGTCGAGCGCGCGGAGAGCTTCCAGCTGGAAGTCTGGAGCGAGGAGGACTTCGGCCTCGGCTCGGCGCTGGTCACCGGCAGTATCGTCGACGAGGACGTCGTGCGTCCCGACGTGCGCCAGTTCGACACCCTGAATCTCGACGCGCTCGACGGCCGACGCGGCTTCCGCATCGAGCATCCGCGCGCCGATGAGGCGGTGCTGGTGGACCTCGGCGATTTCGATGGCGCGCCGGGCAGCCGCCTGGCGCTGGCGATCAGCGAGGTCGGTGGCGACAGCCGGTCGCGCACCAGGCTTCCGCGCGCAAAGCTCGCTGCAACTGCTGCCCGCGCTGGCGCCGCCGTTCGCGGCAACCCTGTCGCTGGGACGATTCCAGCCGAATTTCTACGTGGACACCGCGAGGGAGGGTGCCGCGTTGCTGCCGGCGACGCTCGGCAGGATCCGTGGCGCGGCCAGCCGGCCGAGCATCGGCCTGCGCGGGAACGCCTCGATCTACCTGATCCACGGTCGCGACAGCCTGCCGGCGAGCGGCTCGATCCAGTCGCTCGCCAGCGGCGCCGATGGGCAGACGCTGGCGCTGCCCGCGGCGGCCCAGCGCATCGTCGCGGTCGGCGACGTCAACGGCGACGGCCGTGA
- a CDS encoding proline--tRNA ligase: MRISNFHLSTVKETPADADVVSQQLMLRAGMIRKLAAGIYTWTPLGLRALRKVEAIVREEMNRAGALELLMPSIQPRELWEETERWAKFGGQLLKIKDRKDGEFCYGPTHEEVITDFARNELRSYKQLPINFYQIQTKFRDEIRPRFGVMRAREFLMKDAYSFHLDTECMQREYQNMYDAYTRIFTRLGLKFRAVAADTGAIGGSGSHEFHVLADSGEDAIAFTSEGNYAANVELAEAAAPAAPRAAPAEALEKVATPTQKTCEEVAELLGLPLARTVKSFAVVGEQGFVLVLVRGDHMVNEIKLQKVAGLADFRLATEAEIVEHLGSVPGFIGPVAPAKAITVVADRTVAAMSDFVVGANQAGFHTRGVNWGRDLPEPDVVADVRNVVEGEAAPNGAGTWSIARGIEVGHVFQLGQKYAEAMGAQVLDENGKARTMYMGCYGIGVSRIVAAAIEQNHDASGIIWPEAIAPFHIAVLPLGMDRSERVREAAEKLYAELTAAGLDVLLDDRKGVRPGAMFADQELIGIPHRVVVSDRGLEAGQYEYRSRRASANEMKPVDGFVEWVVGAIRG, translated from the coding sequence ATGCGCATCTCGAACTTCCATCTCAGCACGGTCAAGGAAACGCCGGCCGACGCTGATGTCGTCAGCCAGCAACTGATGCTGCGCGCCGGCATGATCCGCAAACTGGCGGCCGGCATCTACACCTGGACGCCGCTCGGCCTGCGCGCGCTGCGCAAGGTGGAGGCGATCGTGCGCGAGGAGATGAACCGCGCCGGTGCGCTGGAACTGCTGATGCCGTCGATCCAGCCGCGCGAGCTGTGGGAAGAGACCGAGCGCTGGGCCAAGTTCGGCGGCCAGCTGCTGAAGATCAAGGACCGCAAGGACGGCGAGTTCTGCTACGGCCCCACGCACGAGGAAGTGATCACCGACTTCGCGCGCAACGAGTTGCGCAGCTACAAGCAGCTGCCGATCAACTTCTACCAGATCCAGACCAAGTTCCGTGACGAGATCCGCCCGCGCTTCGGCGTGATGCGCGCGCGCGAGTTCCTGATGAAGGACGCCTACTCCTTCCATCTGGACACCGAGTGCATGCAGCGCGAGTACCAGAACATGTACGACGCCTACACCCGGATCTTCACCCGCCTGGGCCTGAAGTTCCGCGCGGTGGCGGCCGACACCGGCGCAATCGGCGGCAGCGGGTCGCACGAATTCCATGTGCTGGCGGATTCGGGCGAGGACGCGATCGCCTTCACCAGCGAGGGTAACTACGCGGCGAATGTGGAACTGGCCGAGGCCGCCGCGCCCGCCGCGCCGCGCGCCGCGCCGGCCGAGGCGCTGGAGAAGGTCGCCACGCCGACCCAGAAGACCTGCGAAGAAGTGGCCGAGCTGCTCGGCCTGCCGCTGGCGCGCACGGTCAAGTCCTTCGCCGTGGTGGGCGAACAGGGCTTCGTGCTGGTGCTGGTGCGCGGCGACCACATGGTCAACGAGATCAAGCTGCAGAAGGTCGCCGGCCTGGCCGATTTCCGTCTGGCAACGGAGGCCGAGATCGTGGAACACCTGGGCTCGGTGCCGGGCTTCATCGGCCCGGTCGCGCCGGCCAAGGCGATCACCGTGGTCGCCGACCGCACCGTCGCGGCGATGAGCGATTTCGTGGTCGGCGCCAACCAGGCGGGCTTCCACACCCGCGGCGTCAACTGGGGCCGCGACCTGCCCGAGCCGGACGTGGTGGCGGACGTGCGCAATGTGGTCGAGGGCGAAGCGGCTCCGAACGGTGCCGGCACCTGGTCGATCGCGCGGGGTATCGAGGTCGGCCATGTGTTCCAGCTCGGCCAGAAGTACGCCGAGGCGATGGGCGCGCAGGTGCTCGACGAGAACGGCAAGGCGCGCACCATGTACATGGGCTGCTACGGGATCGGCGTCAGCCGCATCGTCGCCGCGGCGATTGAACAGAACCACGACGCCAGCGGCATCATCTGGCCGGAAGCCATCGCGCCCTTCCACATCGCCGTGCTGCCGCTCGGCATGGACCGCAGCGAGCGCGTGCGCGAGGCGGCCGAGAAGCTCTACGCCGAACTCACTGCCGCCGGCCTCGACGTGCTGCTCGACGACCGCAAGGGCGTGCGCCCGGGCGCGATGTTCGCCGACCAGGAACTGATCGGCATCCCGCACCGCGTGGTGGTCTCCGACCGCGGCCTGGAAGCCGGGCAGTACGAGTACCGCTCGCGCCGCGCCAGCGCGAACGAGATGAAGCCGGTGGACGGTTTTGTCGAATGGGTCGTCGGGGCGATTCGGGGCTGA